In Deferribacteraceae bacterium V6Fe1, one genomic interval encodes:
- a CDS encoding GTPase domain-containing protein, whose protein sequence is MSFINYSTREINCKIVYYGPGLCGKTANLQYIYDKTDPNLKGKMISLATETDRTLFFDFMPLKLGEIKGFKVRFHLYTVPGQVFYDASRKLILKGADGVVFVADSQVDRMDANLDSFDNLRDNLQEHGYDLDTIPLVLQYNKRDLPDIVPVKELEEALNYRNVKSFEAVAIKGVGVFETLKQIAKEIIIKLKG, encoded by the coding sequence GTGTCCTTCATAAATTATTCTACCAGAGAAATAAATTGTAAAATAGTCTATTACGGCCCGGGGCTTTGTGGCAAAACTGCCAACCTTCAATACATTTACGATAAAACCGACCCTAATCTTAAAGGGAAAATGATTTCTCTTGCCACAGAAACAGATAGGACATTGTTTTTTGACTTTATGCCTCTTAAGCTTGGAGAGATAAAAGGTTTTAAGGTAAGATTTCACCTTTATACCGTTCCGGGGCAGGTCTTTTACGATGCAAGCAGAAAATTGATATTAAAAGGGGCTGACGGTGTAGTATTTGTGGCTGACTCACAGGTTGACAGAATGGATGCAAACCTTGACAGTTTTGATAACCTTAGAGATAATCTTCAAGAGCATGGCTACGATTTGGATACTATCCCTCTCGTATTACAATATAACAAAAGGGACCTCCCTGATATTGTTCCCGTAAAAGAGCTTGAAGAAGCCCTTAATTATAGAAATGTAAAATCATTTGAAGCAGTAGCAATAAAAGGTGTCGGAGTATTTGAAACCTTAAAGCAGATTGCAAAGGAAATAATCATTAAATTGAAAGGATAA
- a CDS encoding roadblock/LC7 domain-containing protein — protein sequence MDNLFWFSDEGILNKFESELDRLKIESNAKATFLIDKNGQLIGSSKNTESYDKTSIGALVAGNVAATGGLANLLGEKEFSILFHEGENEHVHISLVSGKLILIVIFDESTSLGLIRLRVKKSLKVFERLLIELEKNATQGDKENIFSDITEDDIDNLFDIGGK from the coding sequence ATGGACAACCTTTTTTGGTTTTCGGATGAAGGGATTCTTAACAAGTTTGAGTCTGAACTTGATAGGTTAAAAATCGAATCCAACGCAAAAGCTACTTTTCTTATTGATAAAAATGGACAGCTGATAGGCTCAAGCAAAAATACGGAAAGCTATGACAAAACATCTATCGGTGCTCTTGTGGCAGGGAATGTGGCGGCCACCGGGGGACTAGCCAATCTCTTAGGGGAAAAAGAGTTTTCCATACTCTTCCACGAAGGGGAAAATGAGCATGTCCATATCAGCCTTGTTTCTGGGAAACTGATACTTATTGTCATATTTGACGAATCCACTTCTTTAGGGCTGATAAGACTTAGGGTCAAAAAGTCTCTCAAAGTGTTTGAAAGGCTCCTTATAGAGCTTGAAAAAAACGCTACTCAAGGAGACAAAGAAAATATATTTTCTGACATTACGGAAGATGATATCGATAATTTATTTGATATAGGGGGAAAATAG
- the recR gene encoding recombination protein RecR, with product MFKIKSFDDCVFELSKLPGIGKKTAMRLALYLLNKDLPDIERLSNTLVNLKKNTRICKKCFGISESDICAICADTTRNNDTICVVEEPKDVFIIEASGRYDGLYHVLGGKIAPLDDIGPDKLRINELIKRVESENINEIIIATNPDIEGETTAIYIKKRLSHINKLLITRIASGIPIGSHLEYADEVTILKSIENRREMR from the coding sequence ATGTTCAAGATAAAATCTTTTGATGATTGCGTTTTTGAACTGAGCAAATTACCGGGTATCGGGAAAAAAACGGCGATGCGACTGGCACTCTATCTTTTAAATAAAGATTTGCCTGACATTGAAAGATTATCTAACACCCTTGTAAATTTAAAAAAGAATACAAGGATATGTAAAAAATGCTTTGGCATATCTGAATCTGATATATGTGCTATTTGTGCTGACACTACAAGAAATAACGACACTATCTGTGTTGTGGAGGAACCCAAAGATGTCTTTATAATTGAGGCATCAGGCAGATATGATGGACTATATCATGTTTTAGGGGGGAAAATAGCCCCCCTTGATGATATCGGTCCTGACAAGCTCAGGATAAATGAATTAATCAAGCGCGTGGAGTCAGAAAATATAAACGAAATCATTATTGCTACAAACCCGGATATAGAAGGTGAAACTACTGCCATTTACATTAAAAAAAGGCTCTCGCATATAAATAAACTCCTAATCACAAGAATAGCAAGCGGTATCCCTATAGGCAGCCACCTTGAATATGCTGACGAAGTAACTATTCTTAAATCTATTGAAAATAGGAGAGAAATGCGATAG
- a CDS encoding YbaB/EbfC family nucleoid-associated protein, with protein MNIQQIMKQAQKMQKKMAEMQEEAAKEVVEASAGGGMVTVKVNGKQEVVSITIEKSVVDPEDVEMLQDLIVAAVNEGIKKSQEMLQEKMASVTGGMGLNFPGMF; from the coding sequence ATGAATATTCAACAAATTATGAAACAAGCGCAAAAAATGCAAAAAAAGATGGCAGAGATGCAGGAGGAAGCAGCAAAAGAGGTTGTAGAGGCTAGTGCCGGCGGCGGTATGGTGACTGTTAAAGTAAACGGCAAGCAGGAGGTAGTAAGCATTACTATAGAGAAAAGTGTTGTTGACCCGGAAGATGTAGAGATGCTGCAAGATTTAATAGTTGCTGCTGTTAATGAAGGGATAAAAAAATCACAAGAAATGCTTCAGGAAAAGATGGCAAGCGTTACCGGAGGGATGGGGCTGAATTTCCCCGGAATGTTCTAA
- the dnaX gene encoding DNA polymerase III subunit gamma/tau codes for MSYLPLSRKYRPQNFDEVVYQEFVVDTLKNAIELGKISHSYLFTGPRGVGKTSLARIFAKAINCQKPDNINPCNVCDNCKEITNGTSMDVVEIDGASNRGIDEIRQLRENVKFVSVKCKYKVYIIDEVHMLTDAAFNALLKTLEEPPEYVIFIMATTDAHKIPATILSRCQKFDFQKIPHEFMYKYLQQVMEKEGIVYENDALNIIIRNSEGCMRDALSLIDQVIAFGDNKVTYKDTLFLLGMSDKKLIEELFKNIIYEKIEDIYDLIEEIDSKGINFQFVIKTLIEYTRILLFGVAGSKKFDTHLTEDEKELFKKLLPMATEQKLFALFQIFQKTLSDMKTLTLPRYIFEFGIYKACRISEIIPVGSSQATPVLQKTSSHTEIKQQVTSKDETIEDKWSSFLKKLAETKPALSANLSHGFISSFSNGKLTIGFSDEKKFHYDLTAKRENFNLTKELLLKYNSEFKDFEIILDNNNKKKTVIEKKYEAETFQQRKMKQEAENDEIVNLIKKEFDCKIDKITLLTKS; via the coding sequence ATGTCTTACCTTCCGCTTTCCAGGAAATATCGACCACAAAATTTTGATGAGGTGGTTTATCAAGAGTTTGTTGTTGATACCCTTAAAAATGCCATAGAACTTGGCAAGATATCTCATTCGTATCTGTTTACAGGCCCAAGAGGTGTGGGCAAAACCAGCCTCGCCAGAATATTTGCAAAAGCTATAAATTGCCAAAAGCCTGATAATATAAATCCATGCAACGTTTGTGACAACTGTAAAGAGATTACAAACGGGACATCAATGGATGTGGTTGAAATTGACGGAGCTTCAAACAGAGGTATTGATGAAATAAGACAGCTGCGTGAAAACGTAAAATTTGTTTCTGTAAAATGTAAATATAAGGTTTATATTATAGACGAAGTCCATATGCTAACAGATGCTGCCTTTAATGCTCTCCTTAAGACATTGGAAGAGCCGCCCGAATATGTTATATTCATAATGGCTACAACCGATGCTCATAAAATACCGGCAACTATCCTTTCAAGATGCCAAAAGTTTGACTTCCAAAAGATTCCCCATGAATTTATGTACAAATATCTTCAACAAGTCATGGAAAAAGAAGGGATCGTTTATGAAAATGATGCTCTCAATATAATCATACGGAACTCTGAAGGGTGTATGCGGGACGCACTTTCCCTTATTGACCAAGTAATAGCATTCGGTGACAATAAAGTTACCTATAAAGATACCCTTTTCCTCCTTGGAATGTCAGATAAAAAGCTTATAGAAGAGTTGTTTAAAAATATAATATATGAAAAGATAGAAGATATTTACGACTTAATTGAGGAAATCGACAGTAAGGGAATTAATTTTCAATTTGTAATAAAAACTTTGATAGAATATACCCGCATTCTTCTTTTTGGAGTTGCCGGCTCAAAAAAGTTTGATACCCATCTCACCGAAGATGAAAAGGAATTATTTAAAAAACTTCTCCCAATGGCAACTGAGCAAAAACTTTTTGCATTATTCCAAATTTTCCAAAAAACCCTCAGCGACATGAAAACCCTTACACTCCCAAGATATATTTTTGAATTTGGGATATACAAAGCTTGCAGGATTTCAGAGATAATACCGGTAGGCTCCAGTCAGGCAACTCCTGTACTTCAAAAAACATCTTCTCATACAGAAATAAAACAACAAGTTACTTCAAAAGATGAAACAATAGAGGATAAATGGAGTTCCTTTTTGAAAAAATTGGCTGAGACAAAACCGGCACTTTCAGCAAATTTGAGCCACGGATTTATCTCTTCATTTTCAAACGGAAAACTTACAATAGGTTTCAGTGATGAAAAAAAATTCCACTACGATTTAACGGCAAAAAGAGAAAATTTCAATCTTACAAAAGAGCTGTTGCTAAAGTACAACAGTGAATTTAAAGATTTTGAAATTATCTTGGACAATAACAATAAAAAAAAAACGGTAATTGAAAAAAAATATGAAGCGGAAACATTTCAGCAAAGAAAAATGAAACAAGAAGCGGAAAATGACGAAATAGTCAACCTTATAAAAAAAGAGTTTGACTGCAAAATAGATAAAATAACGCTCCTTACAAAGTCTTAA
- the secF gene encoding protein translocase subunit SecF — MVELIKSNVNIDFLGKSKFFFGISAALVMLSLFLIFTKGFNYGIDFAGGTVVQVKFENTPDLDKLRNSFKDLNLGEMVIQTFGEPNDILIRVEKTSAGLKETANAIQTKIKEVSGEQKIVIERVEQVGPQVGGQLKNKAIMATIYSLIGILIYVSLRFEFIFSVGAVLALFHDVIITLGIFSLLGKEITLPIVAAVLTIVGYSLNDTIVVFDRIRERIKNSAGKLNLYEVMNKSINETLSRTILTSGTTLLAVLALYLFGGEVINGFSFALLIGIVVGTYSSIGVASALVYKIKKTK, encoded by the coding sequence ATGGTAGAATTAATTAAATCTAATGTAAATATAGATTTTCTTGGCAAATCAAAGTTCTTCTTCGGCATATCTGCTGCTCTCGTTATGTTGAGCCTTTTTCTAATTTTTACAAAGGGCTTCAACTATGGTATAGATTTCGCAGGTGGAACGGTAGTACAGGTAAAATTTGAAAATACTCCTGACCTTGACAAGCTAAGAAACTCGTTCAAGGATTTGAATTTGGGCGAGATGGTAATTCAGACTTTTGGAGAGCCAAATGACATACTGATACGTGTTGAAAAGACATCTGCTGGACTTAAAGAGACTGCAAATGCGATTCAAACAAAGATAAAAGAAGTTTCAGGCGAACAGAAAATTGTCATCGAAAGGGTAGAGCAGGTTGGACCGCAAGTCGGCGGACAACTAAAAAATAAGGCAATAATGGCAACTATTTACTCTCTTATTGGCATTTTGATATATGTCTCACTGAGATTTGAATTTATTTTCTCTGTAGGTGCAGTCCTTGCCCTTTTTCATGACGTCATTATTACGCTTGGGATATTCAGCCTGCTTGGAAAGGAGATTACACTTCCTATCGTTGCAGCTGTTTTGACAATCGTTGGTTACTCATTAAATGACACAATTGTTGTTTTTGACAGGATAAGAGAAAGGATAAAAAACAGTGCAGGCAAATTAAACCTATATGAAGTTATGAATAAAAGTATCAACGAAACATTAAGCAGAACTATTCTTACTTCCGGTACTACCCTTTTGGCTGTGCTTGCCCTTTACCTTTTTGGAGGCGAAGTAATCAACGGATTTTCATTTGCACTTTTAATCGGAATAGTTGTAGGTACTTATTCATCTATAGGTGTTGCAAGCGCCTTAGTATACAAGATCAAAAAAACCAAATAG
- the secD gene encoding protein translocase subunit SecD, protein MKYKFRWATIAAIVIAALIMMFPLKEKIKLGLDLQGGMHVVLGVETEKAVDGKLDTIVTQLKKELKNADIKYSFAQKTKDGKIKLGFQETALTDKARDLITKNYPYLVDSSLSNDPEILVFSLDQKEYDKVKDYAVEQAVQVIRNRIDQFGVSEPVIQRQGKNEILVQLPGITDPDRAIDLIGKTAQLRFHIVDENVSTQDAINGNLPFDDVLLYSKEYDKVTGKLQQEVPYVLKREAVLTGEYLTDAEVRISSQFNEPYVLIKFDSAGSKLFDQITAENVNKRLAIVLDNNVYSAPVIRERISGGEAQISGNFTMDEAKDLAIVLRAGSLPAPVVVLENRTVGPSLGFDSITKGVKAAVIGFIAVMIFILFYYRVSGVIANIALLLNFVLILGVMSAFGATLTLPGIAGIILTIGMSVDANVLIFERIREELRIGRTPLNAIEAGYEKAMSTILDANITTLIAALVLFQFGTGPIKGFAVTLSIGILSSMFTAIFVTRTIFMTFFGGKDTKNLSI, encoded by the coding sequence ATGAAATATAAATTTCGTTGGGCTACAATAGCTGCTATTGTTATTGCCGCCCTTATCATGATGTTTCCACTCAAAGAAAAAATAAAATTGGGTCTTGACCTTCAAGGCGGGATGCATGTGGTATTAGGTGTAGAAACCGAGAAAGCCGTGGACGGTAAACTTGACACGATTGTAACTCAGCTAAAAAAAGAGCTTAAAAATGCTGATATTAAATACAGTTTTGCCCAAAAAACCAAAGATGGAAAAATTAAATTAGGATTTCAGGAAACTGCTCTTACCGATAAAGCAAGAGACTTGATCACAAAAAACTATCCTTACCTTGTAGATTCTTCGCTCAGTAATGACCCTGAAATTTTGGTATTTTCTCTTGACCAAAAAGAATACGATAAAGTTAAAGACTACGCCGTTGAGCAAGCTGTTCAGGTTATAAGAAACAGGATTGACCAATTTGGTGTAAGCGAACCTGTAATCCAAAGGCAAGGTAAAAATGAAATCCTTGTCCAGCTACCTGGTATTACCGATCCAGACAGAGCGATTGACCTCATCGGAAAAACTGCACAACTGAGATTTCATATAGTGGATGAAAATGTAAGCACTCAAGATGCAATAAACGGTAATTTGCCTTTTGACGATGTTCTCCTTTACTCCAAAGAATATGATAAGGTGACAGGCAAACTGCAACAGGAGGTCCCTTATGTTTTGAAAAGGGAAGCCGTTCTTACCGGAGAATATTTGACGGATGCGGAAGTAAGAATTTCATCTCAGTTTAATGAACCTTATGTTCTCATCAAGTTTGATTCCGCTGGTAGCAAACTTTTCGATCAAATCACTGCGGAAAACGTAAACAAAAGACTTGCTATTGTACTTGATAATAATGTCTACTCTGCACCTGTTATCAGGGAAAGGATTAGCGGAGGAGAGGCTCAAATTTCAGGTAACTTCACTATGGATGAAGCCAAAGACTTGGCTATCGTACTTAGAGCAGGAAGTCTTCCTGCACCGGTTGTAGTACTTGAAAACAGGACAGTGGGCCCATCTCTCGGCTTTGACTCAATTACAAAAGGGGTAAAGGCAGCTGTTATAGGATTTATAGCCGTCATGATTTTTATACTTTTTTACTATAGAGTATCAGGCGTTATTGCCAATATTGCACTCCTACTAAATTTTGTTTTAATCTTAGGGGTGATGAGTGCGTTTGGTGCTACTCTTACACTTCCGGGTATAGCCGGTATTATCCTTACAATAGGTATGTCGGTTGACGCAAATGTTCTTATATTTGAAAGGATAAGGGAAGAATTGAGGATAGGGCGAACCCCTCTTAATGCAATTGAGGCAGGTTATGAAAAGGCAATGTCAACAATACTTGATGCAAACATAACTACACTTATTGCTGCACTCGTACTCTTCCAATTTGGAACCGGACCTATCAAAGGGTTTGCCGTCACACTTTCAATCGGTATCCTGTCTTCAATGTTTACCGCCATCTTTGTTACAAGGACAATATTTATGACGTTCTTCGGCGGCAAAGATACTAAAAACTTAAGCATATAA
- the yajC gene encoding preprotein translocase subunit YajC, which yields MFNSIAYAAGPATGQNPIGAFLPLILIFVIFYFLLIRPQQKRQKQLQQMIESLKAGDEVVLASGIFGKIDRVVDQSTFLVEIANGVKIKVTKNAIATKLSGTSEVKEEK from the coding sequence ATGTTTAACAGTATCGCTTATGCAGCAGGTCCAGCAACCGGACAAAATCCCATAGGAGCTTTTTTACCTTTAATTTTGATTTTTGTCATCTTTTACTTTTTGTTGATTAGACCTCAGCAAAAGAGACAGAAGCAGCTACAACAAATGATAGAGTCACTCAAAGCGGGGGACGAAGTCGTTCTTGCAAGCGGAATTTTTGGTAAAATTGACAGAGTAGTTGATCAAAGCACATTCCTTGTGGAAATTGCAAACGGTGTGAAGATCAAAGTGACTAAAAACGCTATTGCTACCAAGCTTTCAGGGACATCAGAGGTAAAGGAGGAGAAATAG
- the tgt gene encoding tRNA guanosine(34) transglycosylase Tgt, translating to MFSFTLEHKDTRTKARAGLIKTSHGEIHTPIFMPVGTVGSVKAISPHDLYEIGAEIILGNTYHLHLRPGEEVVEKFGGLHNFISWKRNILTDSGGFQVFSLSEMNKITEDGVHFRSHLDGRKLFISPEDSIKIQTKLGSDIMMAFDECVPYPSEESYVKKSIDLTYRWAKRSKEAKTNPEQALFGIIQGGVYKHLRKQSAEQIISLDFDGYAIGGLSVGETNDLMYEITDYTTDFMPEDKPRYLMGVGTPEDLLNCISLGVDMFDCVMPTRNARNGLLFTNNGRLHIKRTDWIYSEEPIDKECNCYTCKNFSRGYLRHLYKAQELLALRLNSIHNLTFYISLVKDARNAIKGGYFAEFKQEKLEKMKIGGDNV from the coding sequence ATGTTTAGTTTTACACTTGAACACAAAGATACAAGGACAAAAGCCAGGGCAGGCTTGATAAAAACATCTCACGGGGAAATACACACTCCTATTTTTATGCCCGTTGGAACCGTTGGCTCGGTAAAAGCCATTTCTCCACACGACCTATATGAAATAGGTGCTGAAATTATTCTCGGCAACACTTATCATCTGCATTTAAGACCGGGGGAAGAGGTAGTTGAAAAATTTGGCGGTCTTCACAATTTTATATCTTGGAAGCGTAATATCCTCACCGATAGTGGCGGGTTTCAAGTATTTAGCCTTTCAGAGATGAATAAAATAACCGAAGATGGCGTTCATTTTCGCTCCCATCTTGATGGCAGAAAGCTCTTTATAAGCCCGGAAGATTCTATCAAAATACAAACAAAGCTCGGCTCTGACATTATGATGGCATTTGATGAATGTGTCCCTTATCCAAGTGAAGAGTCTTATGTAAAAAAATCTATTGATTTGACATACAGATGGGCAAAAAGATCAAAAGAAGCTAAAACAAACCCTGAACAGGCGCTATTTGGAATCATACAGGGTGGGGTATATAAACATCTTAGAAAGCAAAGTGCGGAGCAGATCATAAGCCTTGATTTTGACGGTTATGCAATAGGTGGGCTTAGTGTGGGTGAAACAAACGACTTAATGTATGAAATAACTGATTACACAACAGATTTTATGCCGGAAGACAAACCAAGATATCTTATGGGTGTCGGCACCCCAGAAGACTTGCTCAATTGTATATCTCTCGGCGTAGATATGTTTGATTGTGTCATGCCTACACGAAATGCAAGAAACGGACTCCTTTTCACAAACAACGGAAGACTGCATATCAAAAGGACAGACTGGATATATTCTGAAGAACCGATTGACAAAGAATGCAACTGCTACACATGTAAAAATTTTTCAAGAGGATACCTCAGACATCTTTACAAAGCCCAAGAGCTGCTTGCTCTTAGATTAAATTCCATCCATAATCTAACTTTTTATATTTCTCTTGTAAAAGATGCAAGAAATGCTATAAAGGGTGGATATTTTGCTGAATTTAAACAGGAAAAATTAGAAAAAATGAAAATAGGAGGAGATAATGTTTAA
- the queA gene encoding tRNA preQ1(34) S-adenosylmethionine ribosyltransferase-isomerase QueA, whose protein sequence is MQKTPIDKFDFVLPDELIAQSPAQKRDESRLLYLKRVDNTIVDLQFKDIVDLLNTDDFLVVNNTKVLKARLYGKKESGGKIEILLTDEIDNRTFKGMIRGKVKKGDSIIVEDRLITVKELIDEVRILEFECDPYELMEQFGHIPLPPYIRRIDTKEDHSRYQTVYSKNGGSVAAPTAGLHFTTELMEKIKNKGVEVVEITLNVGIGTFKPVKTDYIEDHKMHSEKYFISEEARKKINDLKNKGKKLVAVGTTSVRALESIATNTGFIDKSGSFSTNIFITPGYKFKIVDKLITNFHLPKSTLLMLVSAFAGYEPTMNAYKHAVNNRYRFFSYGDAMFIN, encoded by the coding sequence ATGCAAAAAACCCCAATCGACAAGTTTGATTTTGTCCTGCCCGATGAGCTTATTGCTCAATCCCCAGCACAAAAGAGGGATGAATCAAGGCTCCTCTATCTAAAAAGGGTAGATAATACCATTGTAGACCTTCAATTTAAAGACATAGTAGATCTTCTTAATACGGACGATTTCCTTGTTGTCAATAATACAAAAGTCCTCAAAGCAAGGCTTTACGGCAAAAAAGAGTCCGGTGGTAAAATCGAAATCCTTTTGACAGATGAAATCGATAATCGAACTTTTAAAGGTATGATCAGAGGGAAAGTCAAAAAAGGGGATTCAATTATTGTAGAAGACAGGCTAATCACAGTAAAAGAACTTATTGACGAAGTAAGAATTTTAGAGTTTGAATGTGACCCTTACGAGCTAATGGAACAATTTGGGCACATTCCACTACCTCCATACATTAGACGCATAGATACAAAAGAGGATCACTCAAGATATCAGACTGTTTATTCAAAAAACGGAGGTTCTGTAGCTGCTCCGACAGCGGGACTTCATTTTACAACAGAATTGATGGAAAAGATTAAAAATAAAGGTGTCGAAGTTGTTGAAATTACTCTAAATGTTGGAATAGGCACATTTAAACCTGTAAAGACAGATTATATAGAAGATCACAAGATGCACTCAGAAAAATATTTTATATCGGAAGAAGCAAGAAAAAAAATAAACGACCTCAAAAATAAAGGGAAAAAACTTGTGGCAGTAGGAACAACATCAGTAAGAGCCCTTGAATCGATAGCAACAAATACCGGATTTATCGACAAATCGGGTTCTTTTTCTACAAACATATTCATCACCCCGGGGTACAAATTTAAAATTGTGGATAAACTGATAACAAACTTTCACCTTCCAAAATCAACACTACTGATGCTGGTCAGTGCATTTGCCGGCTATGAACCTACGATGAATGCTTACAAGCACGCGGTAAATAATCGCTACCGTTTTTTCAGTTACGGTGATGCAATGTTTATAAATTAA
- a CDS encoding threonine synthase: MLYKSTRGKVNNIKFKEAVMMGLAEDGGLLIPQEIPHISNSELIKLSSLSYQELAFEIISKFTDDIKRDTLKNIINKSYSTFESRDVIPVVKKGDIYIAEIFHGPTYAFKDIALQFLGNLFEYILEETGQKLNILGATSGDTGSAAIYGVRGKKNINIFILHPKGKVSPIQELQMTTVTDNNVFNLAVDGTFDDCQFIVKEIFSDVDFKKQYSLGAVNSINWARILAQIVYYFHCYFKAAKGDKVNMVVPTGNFGNIFAGYFAKLMGLPIDKLILATNENNILSRFVNNGDYSIKNVCETYSPSMDIQIASNFERYLFYLYGSHEKVVEKMDELKLNKKITFTNEDMTIVKKDFAAYSTSNEETLATIKTFYENFSYILDPHTACGVNAANKLGTKGLNICLATAHPAKFYDAIYKAIGKFPEEPENIKKLKQLPKKLHEIENDTGKVKDFLIEKLS, encoded by the coding sequence AAAAGTCAACAATATAAAATTTAAAGAAGCTGTAATGATGGGGCTTGCCGAAGACGGAGGTCTGCTAATCCCGCAGGAAATACCTCACATTTCAAACAGTGAATTGATTAAACTTTCATCCCTTAGCTACCAAGAGCTTGCTTTTGAAATAATTTCAAAATTTACCGATGATATTAAGAGAGATACCCTTAAAAACATAATTAATAAAAGCTACTCCACTTTTGAAAGCAGGGATGTTATACCTGTTGTGAAAAAAGGGGATATTTATATTGCAGAAATATTTCACGGACCTACTTATGCTTTTAAGGATATCGCTCTTCAATTTTTGGGTAATCTTTTTGAATACATCCTTGAAGAAACCGGACAAAAACTAAATATTTTAGGTGCTACAAGCGGTGATACCGGTAGTGCAGCGATATATGGAGTAAGAGGAAAGAAAAACATCAATATCTTTATACTTCATCCGAAAGGTAAAGTTAGCCCTATTCAAGAACTTCAAATGACAACGGTAACCGACAATAATGTCTTTAATCTGGCGGTTGACGGGACTTTTGATGACTGTCAATTCATAGTAAAAGAAATCTTTTCGGATGTGGATTTTAAGAAACAGTATAGCCTCGGTGCCGTAAATTCAATAAATTGGGCAAGGATACTTGCTCAAATAGTATATTATTTCCACTGCTATTTCAAAGCGGCAAAAGGTGACAAAGTCAATATGGTGGTTCCTACCGGAAATTTTGGAAATATATTTGCCGGTTATTTTGCCAAACTAATGGGGCTGCCTATAGATAAACTTATCCTTGCCACAAATGAAAACAACATCCTTTCACGATTTGTTAATAATGGGGACTATAGCATAAAAAACGTATGCGAGACATACAGCCCTTCAATGGATATCCAAATCGCAAGCAACTTTGAAAGATACTTATTTTATCTCTATGGCTCGCATGAAAAAGTAGTCGAAAAAATGGATGAGTTGAAATTGAACAAAAAAATAACATTTACAAATGAAGATATGACAATTGTTAAAAAAGACTTTGCGGCATATTCCACTAGCAACGAAGAAACACTTGCCACAATTAAAACTTTTTACGAAAACTTTAGCTATATCTTGGACCCGCATACAGCTTGTGGCGTCAATGCTGCCAATAAATTGGGGACCAAAGGGTTAAATATTTGTCTTGCTACGGCACATCCGGCGAAATTTTATGATGCAATATATAAGGCAATAGGAAAATTTCCAGAAGAGCCGGAAAATATAAAAAAGTTAAAACAGTTGCCGAAAAAATTACATGAAATTGAAAACGATACCGGAAAGGTAAAAGATTTCCTTATAGAAAAGTTAAGTTAA